In one window of Mesorhizobium sp. B2-1-1 DNA:
- a CDS encoding ABC transporter permease, translating into MSVVNTVSAKARPSMLARLFARQELALLVCLVLVLAFFSVTVENFFSVRNMTNVLGQASLALTAGIGCAIVFISGEVDISIGSLLATIALPLIIIMNDTNSLLLGVGGALLFGLIIGVVNGYLTAYAGINSLIVTLGTMFIMRGGVYLYTGQRAIPDDASLDSFIALSDGRLFNVIPYSAVIAIVLLAAFAYMMRHRPFGRQIYAVGGNQEVARLAGYDVRRVKFICFIISALLATVAGIILAARVGSAQHTAGLNFEFQVVAATVLGGVSLAGGIGSLTGMALGVLILQFLSNGLRGLGLPTEWQLVITGMIIIAAVALDEAKRRRANGG; encoded by the coding sequence ATGAGCGTTGTGAATACAGTCTCCGCGAAAGCCCGGCCGTCCATGCTGGCGCGGCTCTTTGCCCGGCAGGAATTGGCGCTGCTGGTCTGCCTCGTGCTGGTGCTGGCTTTCTTCTCCGTTACCGTCGAGAATTTCTTCTCCGTGCGCAACATGACCAATGTGCTCGGCCAGGCCTCGCTCGCGCTCACCGCCGGCATTGGCTGCGCCATCGTCTTCATTTCCGGCGAGGTCGATATTTCGATCGGATCGCTGCTGGCGACCATTGCACTGCCGCTGATCATCATCATGAACGACACCAATTCGCTGCTGCTCGGCGTCGGCGGCGCGCTGTTGTTCGGGCTGATCATCGGTGTCGTCAACGGCTATCTCACCGCCTATGCCGGCATCAACTCGCTGATCGTGACGCTGGGCACGATGTTCATCATGCGCGGCGGCGTCTATCTCTACACTGGTCAGCGGGCGATCCCTGACGATGCCAGCCTCGACAGCTTCATCGCGCTGTCGGATGGCCGCCTGTTCAACGTCATCCCCTATTCGGCCGTCATCGCCATCGTCCTGCTCGCCGCCTTCGCCTACATGATGCGGCACCGGCCGTTCGGACGGCAAATCTATGCCGTCGGCGGCAATCAGGAAGTGGCCCGCCTTGCAGGCTACGACGTGCGGCGGGTCAAGTTCATCTGCTTCATCATCAGCGCGCTGCTGGCGACGGTCGCCGGCATCATCCTGGCTGCGCGGGTCGGCTCGGCACAGCATACGGCGGGGCTCAATTTCGAATTCCAGGTGGTTGCCGCCACCGTGCTCGGCGGGGTCAGCCTTGCGGGGGGCATCGGCAGCCTGACCGGCATGGCGCTGGGCGTGCTGATCCTGCAATTCCTGTCCAACGGCCTGCGCGGGCTTGGCCTGCCGACCGAGTGGCAGCTGGTCATCACCGGCATGATCATCATTGCCGCGGTCGCCCTTGATGAAGCGAAACGCCGGCGTGCGAATGGAGGCTGA
- a CDS encoding sugar ABC transporter ATP-binding protein, protein MSVDFLHPGEGAAIDTDVPALELRGIGKRFPGVVALDNVDFTLEPGKIHALMGENGAGKSTLIKIMAGVYGKDAGSIRMHGREVDIKSPRDSLKQGIKVVFQEIALISEFTVAENIFLEGYPTGRSGSIDWKKIRADSAALFDRIGFNVDPAARTGSLPVSQQQMVEIARALAHEARVVVMDEPTSSLTPNEVSLLFTVIRRLADLGIAVVYVSHKLDEVFEIADTVTVLRDGRHISTKPIGEHTNDTLIQDMIGRRIENLFPRKRGAPASKVALSVDKLSTAKKLNGVSFEARAGEVLGFFGLMGAGRTELAKAIVGYDPITSGTITVDGQRLSPHDTRTGVRLGIGLLTEDRKSEGLMGELPVYQNASLASLGAFARMGFVDKAREHKAVQDYVDRFRIKTPSLFQEVKNLSGGNQQKVLISRWLMRGLKVIVVDEPTRGIDVGAKSEIFALIDRLAGEGLAVIMMTSEMPELLGLADRVAVMCEGRLTAIMPRDEATQEKILNAAIG, encoded by the coding sequence ATGTCCGTTGATTTCCTGCATCCTGGCGAAGGCGCGGCCATCGATACCGATGTGCCGGCGCTGGAACTGCGCGGCATCGGCAAGCGCTTTCCCGGCGTCGTGGCGCTCGACAATGTCGACTTCACCCTGGAGCCCGGCAAGATCCATGCGCTGATGGGCGAGAACGGCGCCGGCAAGTCGACGCTGATCAAGATCATGGCCGGCGTCTACGGCAAGGATGCCGGCTCCATCCGCATGCACGGACGCGAGGTCGACATCAAGTCGCCGCGCGACAGCTTGAAGCAAGGCATCAAGGTCGTGTTCCAGGAGATCGCGCTGATCTCCGAATTCACCGTTGCCGAGAACATCTTCCTGGAAGGCTATCCGACCGGCAGAAGCGGCTCCATCGACTGGAAGAAGATCCGCGCCGATTCAGCCGCGCTCTTCGACCGCATCGGCTTCAACGTCGATCCGGCGGCGCGAACCGGCTCGTTGCCGGTCAGCCAGCAGCAAATGGTCGAGATCGCCCGCGCGCTCGCTCATGAAGCCCGCGTGGTGGTGATGGACGAGCCGACATCCTCGCTGACGCCGAACGAGGTTTCGCTGCTGTTCACCGTCATCCGCCGGCTTGCCGACCTCGGCATCGCGGTGGTCTATGTCAGCCATAAGCTCGACGAAGTGTTCGAGATCGCCGACACGGTGACGGTGCTGCGCGACGGGCGCCACATCTCGACCAAGCCGATCGGCGAGCACACCAACGACACGCTGATCCAGGACATGATCGGCCGGCGCATCGAAAATCTGTTTCCCCGCAAGCGTGGCGCACCGGCTAGCAAGGTAGCCCTGTCAGTGGACAAGCTCAGCACGGCGAAGAAGCTCAACGGCGTGTCCTTCGAGGCGCGCGCCGGCGAGGTGCTCGGCTTCTTCGGGCTGATGGGCGCCGGTCGCACCGAACTCGCCAAGGCGATCGTCGGTTACGATCCGATTACTTCGGGCACGATCACCGTCGACGGCCAGCGCCTCTCGCCGCACGATACGCGCACCGGCGTCAGGTTAGGCATCGGTCTGCTCACCGAGGACCGCAAGAGCGAAGGGCTGATGGGCGAGCTGCCTGTCTACCAGAATGCCAGCCTCGCCTCGCTCGGCGCCTTCGCCCGCATGGGCTTCGTCGATAAGGCCAGGGAACACAAAGCAGTGCAGGATTACGTCGACCGCTTCCGCATCAAGACGCCCAGCCTGTTCCAAGAGGTGAAAAACCTCTCAGGCGGTAACCAGCAGAAGGTGCTGATCTCGCGCTGGCTGATGCGTGGCCTCAAGGTCATCGTCGTCGACGAGCCGACCCGCGGCATCGATGTCGGCGCCAAGTCGGAGATATTCGCCTTGATCGACCGGCTCGCCGGCGAAGGCCTGGCGGTCATCATGATGACGTCGGAAATGCCGGAACTGCTCGGTCTTGCCGACCGGGTCGCGGTGATGTGCGAAGGCCGCCTGACCGCGATCATGCCGCGCGACGAAGCCACGCAGGAGAAGATCCTCAATGCGGCGATCGGATAA
- a CDS encoding SDR family NAD(P)-dependent oxidoreductase, producing MARLEAKIAVITGAADGIGHAITQAMAREGAHVFLGDIADSAGEDFAAALRAAGHRADYLHCDVSQEADISGLIDSAVKKTGRLDILVNNAAIAIGGMPVHEMTDEQWHRLIAVNLTSVFRGCKYALPHMIAQKSGSIINMASAQGHIGLDGWTAYAGAKGAVMAMTRQMAVEFGPLNIRVNSISPGTINTPMNDKLIKEIGGNLAKAWVKMHPLGRIGEPSEVAEAAVYLASDAAGFTTGTDLRVDGGLTAAPRYVPELL from the coding sequence ATGGCTCGTCTTGAAGCAAAAATCGCCGTCATCACTGGTGCGGCCGACGGGATCGGCCACGCGATCACGCAAGCGATGGCGCGCGAAGGGGCGCATGTCTTCCTGGGCGACATCGCCGACAGCGCTGGTGAGGATTTCGCGGCCGCACTTCGCGCCGCCGGCCACCGCGCCGACTACCTGCATTGCGACGTTTCGCAGGAGGCCGACATTTCAGGCCTCATCGACAGTGCCGTCAAAAAGACGGGACGCCTCGACATCCTCGTCAACAACGCGGCCATTGCCATTGGCGGCATGCCGGTGCACGAGATGACCGACGAGCAGTGGCACCGGCTGATAGCAGTCAACCTGACCAGCGTGTTTCGCGGCTGTAAATACGCGCTGCCGCACATGATCGCGCAGAAATCGGGCTCGATCATCAACATGGCCTCCGCGCAAGGCCACATCGGACTTGATGGCTGGACCGCCTATGCCGGTGCCAAGGGCGCGGTCATGGCGATGACACGCCAGATGGCGGTTGAATTCGGGCCGCTGAACATCCGCGTCAATTCGATCTCGCCGGGCACCATCAACACGCCGATGAACGACAAACTCATCAAGGAGATCGGCGGCAATCTTGCCAAGGCCTGGGTCAAGATGCATCCGCTCGGCCGTATCGGCGAGCCTTCGGAGGTGGCCGAGGCCGCCGTCTATCTTGCCTCCGATGCCGCCGGCTTCACCACCGGCACCGACCTGCGCGTCGATGGCGGGCTGACGGCGGCGCCGCGCTACGTTCCCGAACTGCTTTGA
- a CDS encoding enoyl-CoA hydratase/isomerase family protein, translating to MRTYQTLTVETAGRVAIVTFRRADQLNAMNRLMQGEITESFESLSGDASIGAIVVTGEGRGFMAGADIKEYAAQTGPEFDIFQAAGMRMYAAIENNRKPVIAAVNGFALGGGMELVLCCDLVIANQFAKLGLPEIKLGLIPGGGGTQRSVAKLGRNRANFLLMTGAIVPASEFVAAGLVNEIVEVDRLMPRALELAEMIAAEPAAAIDGLKALTAHAVSGDLDDGLTMERDILGELYRSEIGQQRVKEFAERSTTKAKKGGP from the coding sequence ATGCGCACCTACCAGACACTCACGGTCGAAACCGCGGGCCGCGTCGCGATCGTCACCTTCCGCCGCGCCGATCAGCTCAACGCCATGAACCGGCTGATGCAAGGCGAGATCACTGAAAGCTTCGAGTCGCTATCCGGCGATGCAAGCATCGGGGCGATCGTGGTGACAGGGGAAGGGCGCGGCTTCATGGCCGGCGCCGACATCAAGGAATACGCCGCCCAGACCGGACCGGAATTCGACATTTTCCAGGCTGCCGGCATGCGCATGTACGCGGCCATCGAGAACAACCGCAAACCGGTGATCGCGGCGGTCAACGGCTTCGCGCTGGGCGGCGGCATGGAGCTGGTGCTGTGCTGCGACCTCGTCATCGCCAACCAATTCGCCAAGCTCGGCCTGCCGGAAATCAAGCTCGGGCTGATCCCCGGCGGCGGCGGCACGCAACGCAGCGTGGCCAAGCTCGGCCGCAACCGCGCCAATTTCCTGCTGATGACCGGCGCCATCGTCCCGGCCTCGGAATTCGTCGCTGCCGGTCTGGTCAACGAGATCGTCGAGGTCGACCGGCTGATGCCACGCGCGCTGGAACTGGCCGAAATGATCGCCGCCGAGCCTGCTGCCGCAATCGACGGACTGAAGGCGCTGACGGCGCATGCCGTGTCCGGCGATCTGGACGATGGGCTCACCATGGAGCGCGACATATTGGGTGAGCTCTATCGCAGCGAGATCGGCCAGCAGCGCGTCAAGGAGTTCGCCGAGCGGAGCACGACAAAGGCAAAGAAGGGCGGGCCGTGA
- a CDS encoding CaiB/BaiF CoA transferase family protein, with translation MNKALEGVRILDFSHLLQGPFATQLLGDMGADVIKIERAGAGDMFRGMTFFAKWVGGSESPNFLAWNRNKRSIALNLKSRKVHAIIMEMAKSADVVVQNFRPGVLAKLGYGYEDFKTVNPRIIYCSGSGYGEEGPYVERPGQDMLIQGLAGLIANTGRGDQAPVPAGAGLADQIGAMNMVYGILSALYYREKTGKGQKIEVNLLAGLLAHLNQEYVAVLNLGEDFVRPNSGIGHPGMQAPFGIYETSDGGYVSIAMSPFKTLYEVLEAPQLAVYDDLKTLFDKRDEVFEKVNAETRKFATQDLLARLLAADIWCAEVKDIRRAAEDPQVKHMGMITSYDHPRGGKVRVVAPAVKMSETPATIERPAPLVGQHGREILAEFGLSKDEIAALEASGDMTVDAA, from the coding sequence ATGAACAAGGCCCTCGAAGGCGTCCGCATCCTCGATTTCAGCCATCTGCTGCAGGGGCCGTTCGCTACCCAGCTGCTCGGCGACATGGGCGCCGATGTCATCAAGATCGAGCGCGCCGGCGCCGGCGACATGTTCCGTGGCATGACCTTCTTCGCCAAATGGGTCGGCGGCTCGGAGAGCCCGAACTTCCTCGCCTGGAACCGCAACAAGCGTTCGATCGCGCTCAACCTGAAGAGCCGCAAGGTGCATGCCATCATCATGGAAATGGCGAAAAGCGCCGACGTGGTGGTGCAGAACTTCCGCCCAGGCGTGCTGGCCAAGCTCGGCTATGGTTATGAGGATTTCAAGACTGTCAATCCCCGCATCATCTATTGCTCGGGCTCGGGCTATGGCGAGGAAGGGCCTTATGTCGAGCGCCCCGGCCAGGACATGCTGATCCAGGGGCTCGCAGGGCTGATCGCCAACACCGGCCGCGGCGATCAAGCCCCGGTTCCCGCCGGCGCCGGCCTCGCCGACCAGATCGGCGCCATGAACATGGTCTACGGCATCCTGTCGGCGCTCTATTATCGCGAGAAGACCGGCAAGGGCCAGAAGATCGAGGTCAACCTGCTGGCCGGCCTCTTGGCGCACCTCAACCAGGAATATGTCGCGGTGCTCAACCTTGGTGAGGACTTCGTGCGGCCGAATTCCGGGATCGGCCATCCCGGCATGCAGGCGCCGTTTGGCATCTACGAGACCAGCGACGGCGGCTACGTGTCGATCGCCATGAGCCCGTTCAAGACGCTCTACGAGGTGCTGGAGGCGCCGCAGCTTGCCGTCTACGACGATCTCAAGACTTTGTTCGACAAGCGCGATGAAGTCTTCGAGAAGGTGAATGCCGAGACCAGGAAATTCGCCACGCAGGATTTGTTGGCGCGGCTGCTGGCAGCCGACATCTGGTGCGCCGAGGTGAAGGATATCCGCCGCGCCGCTGAGGACCCGCAGGTCAAGCACATGGGCATGATCACCAGCTACGACCATCCGCGCGGCGGCAAGGTGCGGGTGGTCGCTCCGGCGGTCAAGATGAGCGAGACGCCCGCGACCATAGAACGGCCGGCGCCGCTGGTCGGCCAGCACGGCCGCGAGATCCTGGCCGAGTTCGGCCTCTCCAAGGACGAGATCGCCGCATTGGAGGCGTCCGGTGACATGACCGTGGACGCCGCCTGA
- a CDS encoding SMP-30/gluconolactonase/LRE family protein produces the protein MAKPLLDMSAARVFFDGIFTSPRVAHPEGVAVHRDGSIWCGTETGDLLRLAADGGSVGRMGGTDGFLLGIAFDSAGNCFACDLRHAAIFRWDAATARMERFASAGIRVPNYPIVDEARGWLFVSDSVGQDNRSGIFRYDLKTGEGGLWCREAMSFANGMAMAPDGNGLYVVESDAPCISYVPILADGSAGAREIVVEGVHNVPDGVAFAPDGSLFISCYEPSRIYRWQKDKGLEVLIEDPAATTLAHPTNIAFKGDKLYTANLGRWHITEIDLSLLQQGK, from the coding sequence ATGGCCAAGCCGTTGCTCGACATGTCAGCCGCGCGCGTTTTCTTCGACGGCATCTTCACCAGCCCGCGCGTCGCGCATCCGGAGGGCGTGGCCGTTCACCGCGATGGCTCGATCTGGTGTGGCACCGAAACCGGCGACCTGCTGCGGCTGGCCGCCGATGGCGGCTCGGTCGGGCGCATGGGCGGCACCGACGGTTTTCTGCTCGGCATCGCTTTCGACAGCGCGGGAAACTGCTTTGCCTGCGACCTCAGGCATGCCGCGATTTTCCGCTGGGATGCCGCGACAGCGCGCATGGAGCGCTTCGCGTCGGCCGGCATTCGCGTGCCGAACTACCCGATCGTCGACGAGGCGAGGGGTTGGCTCTTCGTTTCGGACAGCGTTGGCCAGGACAATCGCTCGGGCATCTTCCGCTACGATCTCAAGACGGGCGAGGGCGGCCTGTGGTGCCGGGAGGCGATGTCGTTCGCCAACGGCATGGCGATGGCGCCGGACGGCAACGGCCTCTATGTCGTGGAAAGCGACGCACCCTGCATCAGCTATGTGCCGATCCTTGCTGACGGATCGGCGGGGGCTCGTGAGATCGTCGTCGAAGGCGTGCACAATGTTCCGGACGGAGTGGCCTTTGCGCCTGACGGCTCATTGTTCATCTCATGTTATGAGCCCAGCCGTATTTATCGCTGGCAAAAGGACAAAGGTCTCGAAGTGCTGATCGAGGATCCCGCCGCAACCACGCTGGCGCACCCCACCAACATCGCCTTCAAGGGCGACAAGCTCTATACCGCCAATCTGGGTCGCTGGCATATTACCGAGATCGACTTGAGCCTTCTCCAGCAAGGGAAGTAG
- a CDS encoding ABC transporter permease, translating to MSELTQASASKRFIGGNLLGSSQLVLGAILAVLCIAISIAAPQFYSEANIIAILRQCALVLIVASGMTMLIITAEVDLSVGASLAFVGCIGMAVLNSTHSLTLGMLAALAFAGGVGLFNGLVVTRLRVNSLIATIGTMMMLQGGVYLFTREAVQNHNQLANFTDLGAGYVGPVPVPVILAALIFVVAYVTLRFTTLGRYLYAVGANEKAVRLSGIRSERLKLLAFVVTGLCVGVAGMILSSLMNAGQPTAGRGFELTVIAAVILGGTSLLGGRGSLFGTLLGVLVLKVIDNGIIILGWNQDLQMVVPGIVIILATYLDIIRNRANVR from the coding sequence ATGAGCGAGCTTACACAGGCCTCCGCGTCGAAGCGTTTCATCGGCGGCAACCTTCTGGGCAGCAGCCAGCTCGTGCTGGGCGCAATCCTGGCCGTGCTGTGCATCGCCATCTCGATCGCGGCGCCGCAATTCTATTCGGAGGCCAACATCATCGCCATCCTGCGCCAATGCGCTCTGGTGCTGATCGTCGCCTCGGGCATGACCATGCTCATCATCACCGCCGAGGTCGACTTGTCGGTCGGCGCGTCGCTCGCCTTCGTCGGCTGCATCGGCATGGCAGTGCTCAATTCCACCCATAGTCTTACGCTCGGCATGCTGGCGGCGCTCGCCTTTGCCGGCGGGGTCGGCCTGTTCAACGGGCTGGTCGTCACCAGGCTCAGGGTGAATTCGCTGATCGCCACCATCGGCACGATGATGATGCTGCAGGGCGGCGTCTATCTCTTCACGCGCGAGGCGGTGCAGAACCACAACCAATTGGCAAACTTCACCGATCTCGGCGCCGGTTATGTCGGCCCCGTGCCGGTTCCCGTCATCCTGGCGGCGCTGATCTTCGTGGTTGCCTATGTGACGCTGCGCTTCACCACGCTCGGCCGCTACCTCTACGCGGTCGGCGCCAACGAAAAGGCGGTGCGCCTGTCAGGCATTCGCTCGGAACGGCTCAAGCTGTTGGCCTTCGTCGTCACCGGCCTGTGCGTCGGTGTTGCCGGCATGATCCTGTCGTCGCTGATGAATGCCGGCCAGCCTACCGCCGGCCGTGGCTTCGAGCTGACGGTGATTGCCGCCGTCATCCTCGGCGGCACCAGCCTGCTTGGTGGCCGCGGTTCGCTGTTCGGTACCTTGCTTGGCGTTCTGGTGCTGAAGGTGATCGACAACGGCATCATCATCCTCGGCTGGAACCAGGATTTGCAGATGGTGGTGCCGGGCATCGTCATCATCCTGGCAACCTATCTCGACATCATCCGGAACAGAGCCAATGTCCGTTGA
- a CDS encoding CoA-transferase yields the protein MSLVKPNRPRFTDVEGLAAMVGHGESFGVGGHHFARLPIALLRAIARSGVKDLHYICWAGGLPLELLLEAHAVAEIDLCFSSLDIFGLPPKFRAAAESGAIPVRDWTALAMIQALRAAQQNLPSMPFQLPLGSGMLARVPGASARPDPIAGTENGFVPPLRLDTFVVHAQRADESGNVQIIGPRALDFAMAGAARKVLVTVEEIVPGGTLRQDGRQSVLTRNQVSAIALAPAGAYPASCLPFYVTDYQRLSEAFADRQTPLADNLRPPSEGVPKPLQTAAKVRADTVLAMPALARAEEKASVDEIIAARIAAELTNESFASAGAVSPLANVAYRLAKATHAPDMIIATTSCGHLDIAPSPMILSLIESLDCETAVAHAGGDDTYSTYYQAGAVTHEIVGAAQVDRRGRVNTIALRKPSGGLIRLPGQGGMADVANMHRDYLLYIPRHSIQSLVNEVEIVSSARGLLTAAEREPMGYRTGRALVFTDLCVFRLDETSRELIVIETMPGVTQQQIRDATGFAVSFDACCREVSLPSDSTLAILRNRIDPLGLRRLEFVSAKERGALIAEILEADRAMVERCIAVQTALVES from the coding sequence ATGTCCCTGGTCAAGCCGAACCGGCCGCGCTTCACGGATGTCGAAGGACTGGCCGCGATGGTCGGCCATGGCGAATCGTTTGGTGTCGGCGGCCACCATTTCGCCCGGCTGCCGATCGCATTGCTGCGTGCGATAGCCCGGTCGGGCGTCAAGGATCTGCATTACATCTGCTGGGCCGGCGGCTTGCCCCTCGAACTGCTGCTCGAAGCGCATGCCGTGGCTGAGATCGACCTCTGTTTCTCCAGCCTCGACATTTTCGGCTTGCCGCCAAAATTCCGCGCAGCCGCCGAAAGCGGCGCGATACCGGTTCGCGATTGGACGGCGCTGGCCATGATCCAGGCGCTGCGGGCGGCGCAGCAGAACCTGCCCTCGATGCCGTTCCAGCTTCCGCTGGGATCGGGCATGCTGGCGCGCGTGCCGGGTGCGAGCGCCAGACCTGATCCGATTGCCGGTACCGAAAACGGATTCGTCCCGCCGCTGCGGCTCGACACATTCGTCGTCCATGCCCAGCGCGCCGATGAAAGCGGCAATGTGCAGATCATCGGGCCCCGCGCGCTGGACTTCGCCATGGCGGGTGCGGCGCGCAAGGTGCTGGTCACGGTCGAGGAAATCGTGCCGGGCGGGACGCTGCGCCAGGACGGCCGCCAGAGCGTGCTGACCCGCAACCAGGTTTCGGCGATTGCGCTGGCGCCGGCCGGCGCCTATCCGGCCTCGTGCCTGCCGTTTTACGTCACGGATTATCAGCGATTGTCGGAGGCGTTCGCCGACCGGCAAACGCCTTTGGCGGACAATCTGCGCCCGCCTTCCGAGGGCGTGCCGAAGCCGTTGCAAACAGCCGCGAAGGTTCGAGCTGACACAGTGCTTGCCATGCCGGCGCTTGCGCGCGCCGAAGAGAAAGCATCCGTTGACGAGATCATCGCCGCCCGCATCGCCGCCGAACTCACCAATGAGAGCTTCGCCAGCGCGGGTGCGGTCTCGCCGCTGGCCAACGTCGCCTACCGGCTGGCCAAGGCAACGCACGCGCCGGACATGATCATCGCGACGACGAGCTGCGGCCATCTCGACATCGCGCCAAGCCCGATGATCCTCTCGCTGATCGAAAGCCTCGATTGCGAAACGGCTGTCGCGCATGCCGGCGGCGACGACACCTACTCGACCTATTACCAGGCCGGCGCGGTGACGCACGAGATCGTCGGCGCGGCACAGGTCGACCGGCGCGGCCGCGTCAACACGATCGCACTGCGCAAACCAAGCGGCGGCCTCATCCGGTTGCCGGGGCAAGGCGGCATGGCCGATGTCGCCAACATGCACCGCGATTACCTGCTCTACATCCCCCGCCACTCGATCCAGTCGCTGGTGAATGAGGTCGAAATCGTCAGCTCGGCTCGCGGGCTGCTGACGGCGGCCGAACGCGAGCCGATGGGCTATCGCACCGGCAGGGCGCTGGTCTTCACCGATCTCTGCGTCTTCCGGCTCGACGAGACTTCGAGGGAATTGATCGTCATCGAAACCATGCCGGGCGTCACGCAGCAGCAGATCCGTGACGCCACCGGATTTGCGGTGTCGTTCGACGCCTGTTGCCGCGAGGTCTCGCTGCCTTCCGACAGCACGCTCGCCATCTTGCGAAACCGCATCGACCCGCTCGGTCTGCGCCGTCTGGAGTTCGTCAGCGCCAAGGAGCGCGGCGCGCTGATCGCCGAGATTCTTGAAGCCGACCGCGCGATGGTCGAACGCTGCATCGCCGTGCAGACGGCGCTTGTCGAAAGCTGA
- a CDS encoding sugar ABC transporter substrate-binding protein, with protein MLWSKSILFASAAVLALGAAAAHAENMPKRIGYVTNYATHEWYQNVIKGMKAHGKELGIEVEVQDANLDIAKQVAAAEDFIAKGVDVLIITPVNEEGVVPLLRQAKAANVPVVLEGNPVKGMTTMVAICDYDTGYFSGVEAGKYAKEKLGGVAKVMNVGLPLLSATVLRSHGFMDGLKTIIPDAVMVHDLDGGGNPDRALEVSSAALAKNADINIIYGINDSSSLGGLQAWKAAGKSQDGLLTVGTGGEGLAFINAMQNEPSYRIEAAMFPEKEGFTAIDAAVKLFNNEEVPEHIVSPTAPMNGDDWKKFYDYDGTTRTIKWDAVNALQPPAKCMKTSADLKK; from the coding sequence ATGCTCTGGTCCAAGTCAATCCTGTTTGCGTCCGCCGCCGTGCTGGCGCTCGGCGCCGCCGCCGCGCATGCCGAGAACATGCCCAAGCGCATCGGCTACGTCACCAACTACGCCACCCATGAGTGGTATCAGAACGTCATCAAGGGCATGAAGGCTCACGGCAAGGAACTCGGCATCGAGGTCGAGGTGCAGGATGCCAATCTCGACATAGCCAAGCAGGTCGCCGCGGCCGAAGACTTCATCGCCAAGGGCGTCGACGTGCTGATCATCACCCCGGTGAACGAAGAAGGCGTGGTGCCGCTGCTGCGCCAGGCCAAGGCCGCCAACGTGCCGGTCGTGCTGGAAGGCAATCCGGTCAAGGGCATGACGACCATGGTCGCCATCTGCGACTACGACACCGGCTATTTCTCCGGCGTCGAGGCCGGCAAATACGCGAAGGAAAAGCTCGGCGGCGTTGCCAAGGTGATGAATGTCGGCCTGCCGCTGCTTTCCGCCACCGTGCTGCGCTCGCACGGCTTCATGGACGGGCTGAAGACCATCATCCCCGATGCGGTCATGGTCCACGATCTCGACGGCGGCGGCAATCCGGACCGCGCTCTCGAAGTGTCCTCCGCGGCACTGGCCAAGAACGCCGATATCAACATCATCTACGGCATCAATGATTCGTCTTCGTTGGGTGGCCTGCAGGCCTGGAAAGCGGCGGGCAAGTCGCAGGATGGCCTGTTGACGGTCGGCACGGGCGGCGAAGGGCTTGCCTTCATCAACGCGATGCAGAACGAGCCTTCCTACCGCATCGAAGCCGCGATGTTCCCCGAGAAGGAAGGCTTTACCGCCATCGATGCCGCGGTGAAGCTTTTCAACAATGAGGAAGTGCCGGAGCACATCGTCAGCCCGACCGCGCCGATGAACGGCGACGATTGGAAGAAGTTCTATGACTATGACGGCACCACCCGCACCATCAAATGGGATGCCGTCAACGCGCTGCAGCCGCCGGCAAAGTGCATGAAGACCTCCGCCGACCTGAAGAAATAA